One segment of Methylotuvimicrobium sp. KM2 DNA contains the following:
- a CDS encoding 5-formyltetrahydrofolate cyclo-ligase: protein MMHIDKAQQRRQAYDARNAQRDKDAVSREIVDKFLGHAAYRQAKTVMFYLHCRSEVRTRDRVREQLSGDKQIVVPYCTKDAYGQNRLGLWKLEDLQELQPGMWGILEPPKERWGESGKEIAPEALDLVMVPGVAFDRSGGRLGNGAGYYDRLFKSVGKDTVLIGVCFEAQIMPEIIMEGHDIYMDYVITESEVYRGRGGF from the coding sequence AACAGCGCCGACAAGCTTACGATGCGCGAAACGCTCAGCGCGATAAGGATGCGGTTAGCCGGGAGATAGTCGATAAATTCCTAGGGCATGCCGCTTATCGGCAGGCCAAGACGGTTATGTTTTATCTACATTGCCGCTCCGAAGTTAGAACGCGCGATAGGGTTCGCGAGCAGTTGTCGGGCGATAAGCAGATAGTTGTTCCTTATTGCACCAAGGATGCCTATGGTCAAAACCGATTGGGTCTTTGGAAACTCGAGGACTTGCAAGAATTGCAGCCTGGAATGTGGGGCATACTCGAGCCGCCGAAAGAGCGGTGGGGAGAGTCCGGGAAGGAAATAGCGCCCGAAGCTTTGGATTTAGTCATGGTTCCGGGTGTTGCTTTCGATAGAAGCGGAGGGCGCTTAGGCAATGGCGCCGGTTATTACGATCGTCTATTTAAAAGTGTCGGAAAAGATACGGTGCTAATTGGGGTTTGTTTCGAAGCGCAGATAATGCCTGAAATCATCATGGAGGGACACGATATTTATATGGATTATGTTATAACCGAATCTGAAGTTTATCGGGGTAGGGGTGGATTTTGA